In the Drosophila biarmipes strain raj3 chromosome X, RU_DBia_V1.1, whole genome shotgun sequence genome, one interval contains:
- the LOC108024021 gene encoding WD repeat-containing protein 46 — protein MTKTAPKGRPKAKTPYKRYFEAEKDSKTDNDGGGLEYVKLKSKNQQNFVGDFIKMNDKAKKPRPQKAPAKPTQKELEPKPKKNPIPEEILQKYSRGEQVQPKGVKTRHFKEQQTRKEVYLEYATEQAARTELLLQETAGQLEADEGETTAEYRQSQIADNVDLQSSAKHFQLNMEFGPYQMRYTKNGRHLLLGGRRGHVAAFDWVTKRLHCEFNAMESVEDVQWLHVPTMFAVAQKTWVYFYDKKGTELHCIKRLNRVNRLDFLPYHFLLAAGNSAGYASWLDVSIGELVGNFNTGLGDIRMMRHNPRNGVLCIGGGRGVVSMWSPKVREPLAKLLCHSTAMTALTVDPKGQHLVTAGLDRAVKVWDIRMLVHDKPLTHFQLRLAANELDVSQRGMLALSQGTYLETYSDLLSGGGSGDGTRLPYLRQRCDAFVHGLRFCPYEDVLGVATAKGFQSLLVPGSGEPNFDALEDNPYETSKQRREHEVHALLEKIPPELITLDPLEITGVDAPTLQEKIDAKRKLFHVKAPRINMKPRHKMKGRGGTAKAARNKQIVKDAKRKEFIAEVREAKKTVIKQHTTKEGAKGKAKAPRSVLDRFKPKPPKKQKT, from the exons ATGACCAAAACAGCGCCAAAGGGGCGCCCAAAGGCCAAGACGCCCTACAAACGCTACTTTGAGGCGGAAAAGGACTCGAAAACGGACAACGACGGCGGGGGCCTGGAATACGTGAAACTGAAGAGCAAAAACCAACAGAATTTCGTCGGAGATTTCATCAAGATGAATGATAAGGCCAAGAAGCCGCGTCCCCAGAAGGCTCCGGCCAAGCCCACACAAAAAGAGCTGGAGCCCAAGCCCAAGAAGAACCCGATTCCCGAGGAGATCCTCCAGAAGTACTCACGTGGCGAGCAAGTGCAGCCAAAGGGCGTGAAGACGCGCCACTTCAAGGAGCAGCAGACGCGCAAGGAGGTCTACCTCGAGTATGCCACCGAGCAGGCGGCCCGAACGGAGCTGCTGCTCCAGGAAACCGCTGGACAACTGGAGGCCGACGAGGGCGAAACCACCGCCGAGTACAGACAGTCCCAGATAGCCGACAACGTGGACCTGCAGTCGTCGGCCAAGCATTTCCAGCTGAACATGGAGTTCGGCCCCTACCAAATGCGATACACCAAGAACGGCAGGCATTTGCTGCTCGGCGGCCGGCGCGGGCATGTGGCCGCCTTCGATTGGGTTACCAAGCGGCTGCACTGCGAATTCAATGCCATGGAGAGCGTCGAGGATGTCCAGTGGCTGCATGTGCCCACCatgttcgccgtggcccagAAGACCTGGGTCTATTTCTACGACAAGAAGGGCACCGAACTGCATTGCATCAAGCGGCTGAACCGGGTCAATCGCCTGGACTTCCTGCCCTACCACTTCCTTCTGGCCGCCGGCAACAGTGCTGGCTATGCATCCTGGCTGGACGTCTCCATTGGCGAGCTGGTGGGTAATTTCAACACCGGCTTGGGCGATATACGCATGATGCGCCACAATCCCCGGAACGGAGTGCTCTGCATTGGCGGCGGTCGCGGCGTGGTGTCCATGTGGTCGCCCAAGGTTCGTGAGCCGCTGGCCAAGCTGCTGTGCCATTCGACAGCCATGACAGCGCTGACCGTGGATCCCAAGGGCCAGCATCTGGTCACCGCCGGTCTGGATCGGGCTGTGAAGGTGTGGGACATCCGCATGCTGGTCCACGACAAGCCGCTGACTCACTTCCAACTGCGCCTGGCCGCCAACGAGCTGGATGTCTCGCAGCGCGGCATGCTGGCGCTTTCGCAGGGCACCTATCTGGAGACCTACTCGGATCTGCTCTCCGGCGGCGGATCGGGCGACGGAACGCGGCTGCCCTACCTCCGCCAGCGCTGCGATGCCTTTGTCCACGGTCTGCGTTTCTGCCCGTACGAAGATGTGCTCGGCGTGGCCACCGCCAAGGGCTTCCAATCGCTGTTAGTGCCTGGCTCTGGGGAGCCCAACTTCGATGCCCTGGAGGACAATCCTTACGAGACATCGAAGCAGCGACGGGAGCACGAGGTGCACGCCCTGCTTGAGAAGATTCCGCCCGAGCTGATTACCCTGGACCCGCTAGAGATCACCGGCGTAGATGCACCCACGCTGCAGGAGAAGATCGATGCCAAGAGGAAGCTGTTTCACGTGAAGGCGCCTCGCATCAACATGAAGCCGCGCCACAAGATGAAGGGACGTGGCGGTACTGCAAAGGCGGCGCGCAACAAGCAGATCGTCAAGGATGCCAAGCGCAAG GAGTTCATTGCCGAGGTGAGGGAGGCCAAGAAGACCGTGATCAAGCAGCACACAACCAAGGAGGGTGCCAAGGGCAAGGCCAAGGCACCGCGCTCCGTCCTCGATCGGTTCAAACCCAAGCCCCCCAAGAAACAGAAGACCTGA
- the LOC108024020 gene encoding testis-expressed protein 10 homolog produces the protein MGGHHKKNLRAEKAKVKLKGAKLPKGLNVTKTDFKVRKIEIREQLKESSYTESGQRQLNLKQTLSRLKHHSVKFRTDALRNVRDSLKSGNADHLIGHLNELFQGIAAGALDMERSARQESFKTLDVLLEALQPQAVAPFFHVIATYLRCAMTHVLPAIQEDSLLMLDVLLQRVPPALLAERSASVIIGNFIDMISRARHDNERSNRTLTLNLGQGKQTTVKWRTKVLIRLQQILSTLVSSKNAKAVLAREVHFEEMRPQYYNVLRLTPQDNRDIYAILKEPKLSAEGAQLKTYLEQLFPLLQDNWLEVRPQPQQPLLSQDAAASLYVVISLMTLLWTLVAQHETEHNTRELSDWLRKNYAHKFVANFLSKDGSRFPYQQIPLAAKKSAKDKGAVDGGELCLPQNLGIVPLTCKFFPSPNEKQAQLYGHLVSYMQQSLERLNSLPPEQQLLVVAALRPLLLENATSLLNIVAEPLTSLLTASIEAYVGQRFTTREGVATRVLNLLCEIVEHSDLYKRFGGEQRFAPFLCYLPQLLLKPTVGEATLRAMATLCRQLNGVFMSALIQSAPEVISHLAKLQVTGDSEGEDKFENQKRVLNLFYYARESDKAGKLECALKQLEEQVENGRIAGYLKAVLGYN, from the coding sequence ATGGGAGGCCACCACAAGAAGAACCTGCGGGCGGAGAAGGCCAAGGTGAAGCTGAAGGGCGCCAAGCTGCCCAAGGGCCTCAATGTGACCAAGACGGACTTCAAGGTGCGCAAGATCGAGATCCGGGAGCAGCTGAAGGAGTCGTCCTACACGGAATCCGGCCAGCGGCAGCTCAATCTCAAGCAGACGCTCTCCCGGCTGAAGCATCACAGCGTGAAGTTCCGCACGGACGCGCTGCGCAATGTGCGCGACTCCCTGAAGTCCGGCAATGCGGACCATCTTATTGGCCATCTGAACGAGCTGTTCCAGGGCATTGCGGCCGGAGCCTTGGACATGGAGCGCTCGGCGCGACAGGAATCCTTCAAGACGCTCGACGTGCTGCTGGAGGCCCTGCAGCCGCAGGCAGTGGCGCCCTTCTTCCATGTCATAGCCACCTATTTGCGCTGCGCCATGACCCACGTGCTGCCCGCCATCCAGGAGGACTCCCTGCTCATGCTCGACGTTCTGCTGCAGCGTGTGCCGCCGGCTCTTCTGGCCGAGCGGAGTGCCAGCGTTATTATTGGCAACTTCATCGACATGATCTCCCGCGCCCGCCACGACAACGAGCGCTCGAATCGTACCCTGACTCTGAACCTGGGCCAGGGCAAGCAGACAACCGTGAAGTGGCGCACCAAGGTGCTGATCCGCCTGCAGCAGATTCTCAGCACGCTGGTTAGCTCCAAGAACGCCAAAGCAGTCCTTGCCCGGGAGGTTCACTTCGAGGAGATGCGTCCGCAGTACTACAATGTGCTGCGTCTCACGCCCCAGGACAACCGCGACATATACGCCATCCTCAAGGAACCCAAGCTAAGTGCCGAGGGTGCGCAGCTGAAGACCTACTTGGAGCAGCTGTTCCCGCTTCTGCAGGACAACTGGCTGGAGGTGCGTCCGCAGCCACAACAGCCGTTGCTCAGCCAGGACGCGGCGGCCAGTCTGTATGTGGTCATCAGTCTTATGACCCTGCTCTGGACCCTCGTCGCGCAGCACGAAACGGAGCACAACACCAGGGAACTGAGCGATTGGCTAAGGAAGAACTACGCACACAAGTTTGTGGCTAACTTTTTGTCCAAGGACGGCAGCCGTTTTCCCTACCAGCAGATTCCTTTGGCGGCCAAGAAGTCGGCCAAGGACAAGGGAGCCGTAGATGGCGGAGAACTCTGTTTGCCGCAGAACCTGGGCATTGTTCCGCTGACCTGCAAGTTCTTTCCGAGCCCCAACGAAAAGCAGGCCCAATTGTATGGGCATTTGGTTTCCTACATGCAGCAGAGTTTGGAGCGTCTAAATTCGCTGCCGCCGGAGCAACAGCTCCTAGTGGTGGCTGCCCTGCGCCCACTGCTGCTCGAAAACGCCACTTCGCTGCTGAATATCGTGGCGGAGCCTTTGACCAGCCTGCTGACCGCATCCATTGAGGCCTATGTGGGCCAGCGATTCACCACACGCGAAGGCGTGGCCACTCGGGTGCTCAACCTGCTCTGCGAGATTGTGGAGCATTCGGATTTGTACAAGCGCTTTGGCGGCGAGCAGAGATTCGCTCCCTTCTTATGCTATCTGCCGCAGTTGCTGCTGAAGCCAACAGTGGGCGAGGCCACGTTGCGAGCCATGGCCACGCTCTGTCGCCAGCTGAATGGAGTGTTCATGTCCGCCCTGATCCAGTCTGCCCCCGAGGTGATCAGCCACCTGGCAAAGCTGCAGGTCACGGGCGACTCCGAAGGCGAGGACAAGTTTGAGAACCAGAAGCGCGTCCTCAATTTGTTTTACTATGCCAGAGAGTCTGATAAAGCGGGAAAACTGGAGTGCGCACTcaagcagctggaggagcaggtggAGAACGGTCGAATTGCTGGTTACCTGAAGGCAGTGCTGGGCTATAATTAG